A stretch of the Aegilops tauschii subsp. strangulata cultivar AL8/78 chromosome 4, Aet v6.0, whole genome shotgun sequence genome encodes the following:
- the LOC141021884 gene encoding uncharacterized protein has translation MDSDLEYIYEKYVELSDGSSYEEGYSDETVMMQRFRMHKTVLNRLYHGVRSYDEYFILKKDVVGAIGFSSYQKCTATLRMLAYGTAADSWDKYLRMFESTCEDAMVRFATDVVEVFGPQYLREPTMTDTERLLAISKARGWPCLLRSLDCMH, from the exons ATGGATTCCGatttggagtacatatacgagAAGTATGTTGAGTTGTCCGACGGCTCGTCATACGAGGAGGGGTACTCCGATGAGACGGTGATGATGCAG CGTTTTCGGATGCACAAGACTGTCCTCAATCGTTTGTACCATGGCGTCCGGTCCTACGATGAATACTTCATCCTGAAGAAGGACGTCGTGGGAGCGATTGGCTTCTCTAGTTACCAGAAGTGCACGGCCACACTCCGGATGCTTGCATATGGCACGGCCGCTGATTCGTGGGACAAGTACCTACGGATGTTTGAGAGCACATGCGAAGATGCCATGGTCAGGTTTGCAACTGACGTGGTCGAGGTGTTCGGACCTCAATACCTGAGAGAACCAACTATGACAGACACCGAGAGGCTCCTGGCAATCTCAAAAGCAAGAGGATGGCCATGTTTGCTTAGATCTCTTGACTGCATGCATTGA
- the LOC109745291 gene encoding THO complex subunit 4A encodes MAESLDMSLEDIIKSNKKGNSSSGGGGRRREGRLGSAAAGSGAAAAAAGGVGPNRRAFKRSGNRAAPYQPPKAPESAWQHDMYSDASARGGGGGRVSAIETGTKLLITNLDFGVSTEDLKELFSELGDVKRCLIHYDRSGRSKGTAEVIFARRGDAVAALRKYNNVQLDGKPMKIEILGTNTPTAPAALPTNNGTYARNVAKSAPRGVSASLPQNRPRARGGRGRGGGGGGSGSGGRRGKERSQPRSAEELDAELEKYHAQGTTPMQTTE; translated from the exons ATGGCGGAGTCCCTCGACATGTCCCTCGAGGACATCATCAAGAGCAACAAGAAGGGCAACTCCTCGTCCGGCGGGGGTGGCCGCCGCCGCGAGGGCCGCCTTGGATCTGCCGCCGCCGGCAGCGGcgcggccgcggccgccgccgGAGGCGTCGGCCCCAACAGGCGCGCCTTCAAGAGGTCGGGGAACAGGGCGGCGCCCTACCAGCCGCCGAAG GCCCCGGAATCGGCGTGGCAGCACGACATGTACTCTGACGCCTCTGccagaggcggcggcggcgggagggtCTCTGCTATCGAGACCGGCACCAAGCTCCTCATCACCAATTTGGACTTCGGCGTCTCAACCGAGGACCTCAAG GAGCTTTTCTCCGAGCTGGGTGATGTGAAGCGATGCTTGATTCACTATGACCGAAGTGGGAGGTCTAAG GGAACAGCTGAGGTTATATTTGCAAGGCGTGGTGATGCTGTTGCAGCGCTGAGGAAATACAACAATGTCCAACTTGATGGCAAGCCTATGAAAATAGAGATACTTGGGACTAACACTCCTACTGCTCCAGCTGCACTACCAACCAATAATGGAACCTATGCTAGGAATGTTGCTAAGAG TGCACCAAGGGGTGTCTCAGCTAGTTTGCCACAGAACAGACCCCGTGCAAGGGGTGGGAGGGgtcgtggtggtggtggcggaggcaGTGGATCTGGCGGTCGTCGTGGGAAAGAGCGTAGCCAGCCAAGGTCTGCTGAAGAACTTGATGCTGAGTTGGAGAAGTACCATGCACAGGGTACGACGCCGATGCAGACCACCGAATAA